The DNA sequence TGAGCGGGGGCGCCGGAGAGCGCCGCCTCCGGGCTGAGCGACGGACGGACCTCGTCCGGCCGCATGACATTGGTCAGCGGCAGCGGGTGGGAGGTCGGCGGGACGTCCTGGTCGGCGACCTCGGAGACGCGGGCGACCGCGCCGATGATGTCGTCGAGCTGAGTGGCGAAGTGGTCAAGCTCTTCGCCCTTCAGCTCCAGGCGCGCCAGCCGGGCGAGGTGGGCGACCTCCTCGCGCGTGATGCCAGGCATGCAGCGATCCTCAGGGTGGAGTGTGTAGGTTTCGCGGCCAATCCTATGGCGCGGCGGGCGCCCGCCGCGAAACGGATTGTCCGCTGGCGCGGTGGGGGTGCCCCGGACCCGCCCCTTCGCCGCTTCCTGGGGCTGCGCCCCAGACCCCCTTGTCGCGGCTCCGCCGCTCGTGCTCAAACGCCGCACGGGCTGGATTTCGCACCCGGGCGCACCACTCAGCCCGTCCGGCGTTTGAGGACAACCGCGCGGAGCGCGGTTGCGGGGGTGTGGGGGCTTGCCCCCGCAAGAAACGGTGAAAGGGCGGGGTTGGGGCCACTCCCCTACGTCACCGGCTGGTCCGCCTCCTTCTCCGCGACAGCGGGAGCGGGCGCCGCAGGCGCGGGCGCGGGCGCGACGGCCGGTGGGTGCTCCCGCCGCCACCCCGCCTCGCGCAGACGAAGCCAAGCCGTCGTCTCCTCAGGAGGCATCGCGGCCGCCACCAACCACCCCTGCACCGCATCACACCCCAGATCCCGCAACCGCTCCCACGTCTCATCGTCCTCAACGCCCTCCGCGACCACGAGAAGCCCAAGCGAGTGCGCGAGATCAAGCGTGCAGCGCACGATCTCCGCGTCCTCGTTGTCGATGGCGAGCCGGGCCACGAACGACCGGTCGATCTTCAGCTCGCTGACGGGGAGCCGGCGCAGGTGGACCAGGGACGAGTACCCCGTGCCGAAGTCGTCGAGGGACATCTTCACGCCGTGCCCGGTGAGCCCGGCGAGCGCGTCGGCGGCCCGCTGGGGGTCCTCCAGGAGGACGTGTTCGGTGATCTCCAACTGGAGGGCGCCGGGCGGGACGCCGTGCCGGGCGAGGCGGGCGGCGACGGAGCCGGCGAAGCCGGGGGTGTGGACGTCGCGGGGGGAGACGTTGACGGCGACGGGCACCTCCAGGCCCATGGCCCGCCAGCGGGCGACCTGGCCGAGGGCGGTCTCCAGGACGTACTCGGTGAGCCGCGGCATCAGCCCGGACGACTCGGCGATGGCGATGAACTCGTCCGGGGAGACCCGGCCGCGCTCCGGGTGCACCCAGCGCACCAGCGCCTCCAGGCCCTCCACGTGCCCGTCGAAGCCCACCTTGGGCTGGTAGTGCAGCTCGACCTCGCCCGCGTCGAGGGCGCGGCGCAGGTCGCCGAGGAGGCCGAGGCGGTCGGGGGTGTTGCCGTCCCGGCGGGCCTCGTAGACCTCGACGCCGCTGCGGTCCCGTTTCGCCTGGTACATCGCCACGTCGGCGCGGCGCAGCAGCCCTTCGGCGTCGAGGGCGTGGTCGGGGTGGACGGCGACGCCGGCGCTGGCCTCCAGGACGAGGGTGAGGCCGTCCAGGTCGAGGGGGGAGCCGAGGGCGGCGACGAGGCCGCGGGCCACGCGCTGGGCGCTGGTGAGGGAGTCCACGGCGGGGAGGAGGACGGCGAACTCGTCGCCGCCGAGGCGGGCGGCCTCCGCGTCGCGCGGGAGGGCGTCCCGGAGCCGGGCGGCGATCTGGAGGAGCAGCCGGTCCCCGGCCAGGTGGCCGAGGGTGTCGTTGACGGACCGGAAGCGGTCGAGGTCGATGAGGACGAGCGCGGTCCGCTCGCCGGCCTGCTCGGCCTCGTCGAGGGCGGCCCAGGTCCGTTCGAGGAGCCACTGCCGGTTGGGGAGCCCGGTGAGCGGGTCGCGGAGCTGCTCCTCCGCGCGGGCGTGGGCTATCCAGAGCGTGGAGTCGAGGGCTATGAGGGGGATCGCGAACAGCGGCAGCAGCAGCGGCGCGTGTTCGGCGACGACGGCGATCAGCGGGGCTATGCCCAGGAGCGCGCCGCCGACGAGGGCCTGCCGGAGCAGGGCGGCGCGGGCGGGGCCGCCGGCGAACCCGGAGTGCGGCGGAGCGAGGTGACGCCAGAGCAGGGCCCGGGTGACGGTGAGGTAGACGAAGGCCGCGAGGGCGATCCGGGGGACGTCGGACGGCTCCCAGCCGCTGGGCAGCCAGGGGTGTTCGACGGAGGCGTGCACGTCCAGCAGGCCGAGCGCCGCGCCTCCCGCCGCGACGCCGAGGACGTCGACGGCGCAGTGGAGTAACGCCTGGCGCCAGCGGTGCCGCCGGGCCGTGGTGACGAAGGTGACGACGGCGATGCCGATGACGGCGGCCGGGATCCAGCCGTGGAGCAGCAGGACGGCCAGGGTCAGGGCGGCGCCGGAGCCGGAGCCTCCCCACCACCGGTCACGGCCCAGGGCGACCAGATGGGCGACGATGAGGGCCGTGAGGGTGGCGAGGGACCAGCCGACCGTCCGCCCGGGGAACACCGCGTGGCCCGCGGCGGCGGCCCGCTCGATCCCCAGGGCGAGGACGAGCAGCGCGAGGGGGACGCAGACGACCGGCAGCGCGGGTGGTGGATCCCTGCGCAGCCGCGATGCCGGTTCGGCGCTGTCGGTGGGTTTCATGCCCGTCCCTCTCACAGCCGGCGGTGCCCGCGCCACGGCAGGCGCACACCTCAACAGTAGGCCGCAGAAGGCTACGACGGGCAGCGATCGGCGGCGGTTGCCCGAACAGGATCCGGCCTGGCGTGGCGTTCGGAAAGCGCTGTAGGGGTAATGCCCACTGGCCTTGCGGGCATTACTCCGCCGGGGTGGGCTCCTGTGGCACGGCGGCGGCGCGCGCCGCTTCCGGTCCTTCGGCGAGGAGCACGGCGAAGCCGTCCTCCTCCAGTACGGGGACCTTCAGCTGCATGGCCTTGTCGTACTTGGAGCCGGGGTTGTCGCCGACGACCACGAAGTCGGTCTTCTTGGAGACGGATCCGGTCACCTTGGCGCCGCGGGACTGGAGGGCCTCCTTGGCCTGGTCCCGGGTGTACGAGGCGAGGGTGCCGGTGACGACGACGGTGAGGCCGGCCAGCGGCCGGGGGCCCTCGTCGCCGCTCGTCTCCTCCTCCATCCGGACGCCGGCGGCCCGCCACTTCTCGATGATCTCGCGGTGCCAGTCCTCGGCGAACCACTCGCGGACGGCGGTGGCGATGGTGTCGGAGACGCCGTCGACGGCGGCCAGTTCCTCCTCCGTGGCGGCGGCGATCCGGTCGATCGAGCCGAACTCGCGGGCCAGCGCGGCGGCGGCGACCGGGCCCACGTGCCGGATGGAGAGGCCGTTGACGATCCGGGCGAGCGGCCGGGTCTTGGCCGCCTGGATGTTCTCCAGCATGGCCAGGGCGTTCTTCTTCGGCTCGCCCTTCTGGTTGGCGAAGAAGGTGACGACCTTCTCCTCGCCCGTCTTGGGGTCGTGCTTGGGCAGTCCGGTGTCCGGGTCGCGGACGTAGGACTTGATGGGCAGCAGCTCCTCGATGGTC is a window from the Streptomyces mobaraensis genome containing:
- the gatC gene encoding Asp-tRNA(Asn)/Glu-tRNA(Gln) amidotransferase subunit GatC: MPGITREEVAHLARLARLELKGEELDHFATQLDDIIGAVARVSEVADQDVPPTSHPLPLTNVMRPDEVRPSLSPEAALSGAPAQEQQRFKVPQILGEE
- a CDS encoding putative bifunctional diguanylate cyclase/phosphodiesterase, whose protein sequence is MKPTDSAEPASRLRRDPPPALPVVCVPLALLVLALGIERAAAAGHAVFPGRTVGWSLATLTALIVAHLVALGRDRWWGGSGSGAALTLAVLLLHGWIPAAVIGIAVVTFVTTARRHRWRQALLHCAVDVLGVAAGGAALGLLDVHASVEHPWLPSGWEPSDVPRIALAAFVYLTVTRALLWRHLAPPHSGFAGGPARAALLRQALVGGALLGIAPLIAVVAEHAPLLLPLFAIPLIALDSTLWIAHARAEEQLRDPLTGLPNRQWLLERTWAALDEAEQAGERTALVLIDLDRFRSVNDTLGHLAGDRLLLQIAARLRDALPRDAEAARLGGDEFAVLLPAVDSLTSAQRVARGLVAALGSPLDLDGLTLVLEASAGVAVHPDHALDAEGLLRRADVAMYQAKRDRSGVEVYEARRDGNTPDRLGLLGDLRRALDAGEVELHYQPKVGFDGHVEGLEALVRWVHPERGRVSPDEFIAIAESSGLMPRLTEYVLETALGQVARWRAMGLEVPVAVNVSPRDVHTPGFAGSVAARLARHGVPPGALQLEITEHVLLEDPQRAADALAGLTGHGVKMSLDDFGTGYSSLVHLRRLPVSELKIDRSFVARLAIDNEDAEIVRCTLDLAHSLGLLVVAEGVEDDETWERLRDLGCDAVQGWLVAAAMPPEETTAWLRLREAGWRREHPPAVAPAPAPAAPAPAVAEKEADQPVT